The nucleotide sequence TTGAACACACCGGGGGGGAAGCCCGCTTCGTGCATGAATTCAGCAAACAGGTACGACGAGAGCGGGGCAATTTCCGACGGCTTGAGCACCATGGTGCAGCCGGCGCCGATGGCCGGTGCGACCTTGAGCGTGACCTGGTTCATCGGCCAGTTCCACGGCGTGATCAGGCCGCAGACCCCGATGGGTTCCATGATGATGTGATTGTCTGGCGCATGCGCTCCGAGTGGCCGTTCGAAAGAGAAGTCTTCGAGCACCTTGAGAAAGTTTCGCAGGTGGTAGGTGCCTGCACCGGTTTGTGCTTGTTTCGCCAGCGCGATGGGCGCCCCCATCTCGAGGGAGATCGCCTCGGCCATCTCGTCGCCGCGTGCGTCGTAGATGTCGGCGAGTTTGGTCAGCATGGCGACACGCTCGGCCTTGGGCGTGGCGGCCCAGGCCGGGAACGCGGCACGCGCTGCTGCGACGGCCGCATCGGTGTCCGACTGGTCGCCCAGTGAGATGACCGCACAGACCGACTCGTCGGATGGGTTGATCACGTCGAAATCACGGGCAGTGTGGGGCGCGACCCAGTGTCCGTTGATGTAGAAAAGGCGTTTGTCGAGCATGGCAATTCCTTGTATCGGGTTTGACACCGCACCGGTGTGATGAAGAGGCGGCGCGAGGGTTTGGCTGGTGTGTCCAGCAGGGTAGACAGGCCAGGTCCGGAGCGCGTCGCCGGAATACCTCGATTATCACGTCCTGAGCCTGCCCTGCGCAATCGGACGTTGCGCTCTTGTCCCGTCAGTGTCGTGTCAGTGGGTTGCCTGTGTGCGCCGTGGCCGGTGACAGACGCCCGGTGGCTGGTCGGGGGGCGTCAGTTCGTGCCACCTGGCGCGGGCGAAATCGGTTTGCCGAGGGCCTCCACCACTTCGGCGTTCGGCAGGGCGGTGAGCAGGTCCGGCGCCGCGATGATCTTGCTGCGCCGGTCGCCACCGCCGAGCACCACACGCTCGAGTGTCATGATGGCGGCGTCGATCCAGAGTGGCAGGGTCTCCGGCAAGCCGATCGGGGTAACGCCACCCAGCGCCATGCCCGTGAGCTCAAGCGTTTGCTCCGGGCTTGCAAATGAGACCCGACGTGACCCCAGTTTCTTTCGAGCGACCTTGTTGACATCCAGGCGGCAACTCGCAAGCACCAGGCAGGCTGCGTATCTCTGCTCCCCGCTCTTGCCTCGGATCACCAGGAGGTTTGCCGATTCGGCCAGGCTATAGCCGTACTGTGCGCAGAAGGCCGCCGTGTCAGCGTGCTCTGGGTCGCACTCGATGATGCTGTAGTCAGCGCCTGTCCGCTCTAGAAACGGGGTCAAGGGATGGGTTTGCATGGGTATCTCGTTCGCATTCCTTCGGGAATCGGTGCGGTGGTACACGGGTACCCATTCGCTTTTTCAGCGGGGGCGGAGCAGTTCAGTCGCCGCATTGGCCGAAAGCGCAATAGGCCGCCCGCAGCTTGTCGACACGTGCACGGTATCGCCGTTTTCGGTGGCGGTTTGGATGGCCAGTAGCACTTCCAGCACGTGTGTGGCCAACGCCAAGGTGCACCTGTGTGGACGATTCTGTCGTATCGCGCTGGCCATGTCAGCCAGACCGACGCCTCGGTAGTTTGCTCGAGGCTGGTCGGCGGCATCGGCTTCATTCTCGACCGCCAGAGGGTGTTCGATTGCAAGACGCTGACCGGTCGGGTGTCGGTCGGTGCACAACACGATCGCGCCACCAAAGAAGTTCGGGTCAGGCAACGTCAGGCTGCCGTGCTCGCCGTACAGCTCCATCGGGAGGTGGCTGTGGTGTTGCACGTCCCAGCTGGTGCCCAGGGTGACCACGGCGCCGGAGGCGAAGCCGAGGACCGCGTGCACTGTCGTTGGCGTCTCGACCGGGATCACCTCCCCGGCGCGCGGTTCGGACAGCACCGTGCGCTGGGAGCGGCCGCGGTTGCCCAGCGCGACGACCTGCTCGACCGGACCGAGCAGGTGCACGAGTTGGGTGACGTAGTACGGTCCCATGTCCAGCACCGGCCCGGCACCCGCCTGAAAGAAAAACGCCGGGTTCGGGTGCCAGTGTTCCATGCCTCGGCCCATCATGTGGGCAGTGCCGCTGGTGATGCGCCCGAGGATGCCGTTGTCGACAAGCTGCCGGGCGCGCTGGTGGGCACCGCCGAGGAAGGTGTCGGGCGCGGCGCCGACGCGGACGCCGTGCGCGTCCGCAGCCTGCGCGAGCGCAGTGGCCTCCTGCAGGCTGCTCACGACCGGCTTTTCGCAGTAGACGTGCTTGCCGGCAGAGACCGCTGCGTGCGCGACAGCGAAATGGGCGCGGGGCGGCGTCAGGTTGGCAACCACGTCGATGTCGCCCTGGGCCAGCAGCGACTCGACAGAGAGCGCTGTCAACCCGTGTTCGGCCGCGCGTGCCCGGGCGGCCTCGGGGTTGAGGTCGGCACAGGCCACGATCTCGATGTCGCCGAACGACGGAGCCAAACGGAGGTAGGTGCGAGCGATGTCGCCGCAACCGACGAGTCCGACGCGCACGGGAGCGGTGCGCATTCAGCCCTCGGCAAGCGCGGTCAGGGCCGCGAGTGAACGCGCGGCAAACCGGGCGTCGTCGGACGGGCGATCGTGTTCCACGACAAAACTGGCCGCCTGCGTGTTTCGGCACAATGGCCACAGCGTGTGCCACGGCATCGTGCCGTCGCCAACATCGGTCCAGCCGTCCTCGTCGGTGTGCTCGCGCGCGGGCGCGAGGTCTTTGATGTGCAGGGAGGTGATGCGGTCGGCCCAGTGCGTGAGCCAGTGGGCCGGGTCGCCGCCGGCTCGTGCTATCCACGCGAGGTCGGCCTGCCAGCCGATGTGTGGGGCCGCCTGAAGCAGCAGAGCCATCGGCTGTGCGCCGTCGGCCAGGGGGACGAACTCGAAGTCGTGGTTGTGCCAGCCAAACGCGATGCCGTGCTCGCCGAGCTGCTCGGCGACACGCTCGAGGCGGGCGCCGAGGTGCTGCCAACCCGCGCGGTCAACCGGACGGTCAGCGGGGGCAAGGTAGGGGGCGTACACCTGCGATGCGTTGAACAGCGCCGCCAGTCGCACGCACGCGTCGATCGAGGATTCAAGCGCATCGAGTGGCCAGTGCAGGCTTGGCATGCGGAGTCCGGATTGCAGCAGCAGGTCACGCACGGTGGCGGCGTCGTCGAGGATGGCAGGGTAGCCTTCGACCTGGGTATAGCCGGTGGCGGCGAGCATGCGCAGTGTACGCGCGAGGGGTGGGTGCCCGCGCGAGCTGTACAACTGATAGGAAAACGGCGTCACTTGGTCCCCTGGTCGGCCGGGGAGTCAGGTGTTGTCCTGCCTGACGCCCACCCGACGCACGTCCGCAGGCGTCCGACAGCGCAACTGCGTGAGTATCTGCTCGCACTCATCGTACAGCAGGCCGAGTGCGTGGTCGGCCCCGCGTGCACCCAGGGCACTGACACCGTAGGCCGCGGCGCGGCCGCTGAACACGGCGTCGGCGCCGAGGGCAAGGTACCGGGCGATGTCGGTGCCACTGCGCACACCCCCGTCGACCATCACCGTGCACTGGGCGCCAACGGACTCGGCGATGGCGGGCAGAACCGTTGCCGGTGCGGGCGCCGCGTCGCTCTGGCGGCCGCCGTGGTTCGAGACGATCAACCCGTCGGCACCCGCCGACACGGCGGCGCGTGCGTCCGACACGCTCAACACCCCTTTCACCACCAGGGCGCCGTCCCACCGGCTGCGCAGGTCGCGCAAGGTGTCAAGGTCGACCGGCTTGCGCAGCGCGAAGCGAATCTCCGCCGCGGTGCGTTTCAGGTCGCCCTGTTGCAGGTAGGGTTGCAGGTTGGCGAATTGCGGCAGACCCTGGCGTGCCATCGCGAGTGCCCAGCGCGGCTTCAACGCGGTCTGCATCAGCGAGCGCAGGTCGATGCGGGGCGGCACGGCGAGGCCGTTTCGGATGTCGGCTGGCCGGCGTCCGGGCGTCGGCACGTCAACGGTCACGACCAGCACCGAGACGCCCGCTGCGCGCGCCCGGGCGAGCAGGTCGTCGCGGATGTGCGCGTCTGCCGGGGCGTACAGTTGGAACCACAGGTGGTCGCCCGCGACCGACGCCGTGTCCTCGATCGAACTGGTTGACATGGTACTGAGCACGAACGGCAGGCCCAGTGCCTTCGCCGCGCGCGCCTGGTGGCGTGATGCGTCGGGCCAAAACAGACCACTGAGGCCGAGCGGGGCGACGCCGAACGGCGCGCGGTAGGCCTTGCCGAACAGCGGGGTGCCGAGGTCGACGGTGTCGCAGTCGCGGAGGTAGTCCGGGCACAGCGTGACCCGATCCAGCGCCTGGGTGTTGGCACGCACACCGATGTCGTCGGCGCAGCCGCCGGCAAGGTAGTCCCACACGAAGGACGGCAACCGGCGCCGCGCCAGCCGCTCCAGGTGCGCGATGGACGCCGCCCGCTTAAGCAAAGCGGGCGAGCGACCGGGGATGGCCTCAGGCATTCGCGGCGCTGAGTGCGGCCATGAAGCGGTGGCGGATCACGGCCGGGTCGGTCTCGATCACCGGCAGCTTGATGTTGCCCGACTCGCAATGGCACACGATGACGGTTTTCTTCTGGCTGTCGATGGCTGCTTGCAGCGCAGCGGGGCCCTCGGTGTCCTGGCACTCGACCACGTTCTCGCAGCCACAGGCGCGGGCCACGTCGGCGAGCGAGGTCCTGGCGCCGGCATAGGTCGGCTGGTCACCGGTCGAGCCGTAGCTGCCGTTGTCGACGATGAAGAGGACGTAGTTGTCCGCGTCGTTGTTGCCGATGGTGGCGAGGGTGCCGAGGTTGGTCAACACGGAGCCGTCGCCGTCGATGGCAATGATCGTCTGTGGCTGGTTCAACGCCAGACCGAAACCGATCGACGAGGACAAGCCCATGGTGCCAAGCATGTAAAAAAAGGTGTCCCGGTCACCGAGCTGGTGCAGTTCCTGGCTCGGCAGGCCGATGTTGCACACCACGAAGTGCTTTTCGAGGATCGGGTAGAGGGTCTTGAGCAGTTCGGAGCGGATCATCTCAGTAGCCTCCCCAGAAGTTGGCATCGGTCAGAATCGCGACAGGTTTCTTGCTCATGAAGCAGTACTTGAGGATGGCGTCGAACTCCTCGGCATCCGATTCATTGTGGAAGTGGTAGGTCGGAATCAGCAGCTGGTCCAAAAGTGCCTTGGTGTGGACAGCCATCTCGACCTGGCAGGACACCGGCTCGCGCAACTCGCCCCGGTAGCTGATCAGCATCGGCAAGGGCATGCGGTAGAACTGGGTCAGGGTCACGAGCGTGTTGACGGTCACACCAATCGCCGTGTTTTGCATGATGATCGCCGGTCGAGTGCCAGCCATCCACGCGCCGGCGCACAAGCCGATGCCCTCGTCCTCCTTGTTACAGGGCACGTGTTTGATATCCGGGTGTTTGTCGACGCCCTCGATCACGCCGCCGAGCTGCTTGCACGGAACGGTGGTAACAAAACCGATCTGGTTTGCCGCGAGGTCGTTCACCAGCGCATCACTGATGGACATGTCAGAGTCTCCTGTTGGGGGACGGGGTGGTCATTTGGCAGTGAAGCCGCCGTCGACTGGCAGCACTTGGCCGGTCACATAGGCAGAGGCATCACTGCAGAGAAAGATCAGCGGTCCGACCAGGTCGGCGGGTTCGCCGTTTCGGCCGACGCAGGTCTGCGCGGCCAACTTGCCGGCGAGCTCGCCGTCCTCGAACACGGGTGCAGTCAGCGGCGTGCGGAAAAAGCCGGGCGCTACAGCGTTGGCGTTGATGCCGTCGCCGGACCAGGCTTCCGCCATGGCCCGCGTCAGTTGGGCAAGTCCGCCCTTGGCAGCGCCGTAGGCGATACCGGCGTGGAAGGCCCGAAAGCTCTGCAACGAGGCAAAGTTGACGATGCGGCCCCAGCGGTTCTGCTTCATGCCGGGCACCAGTGCCTGACTGAGGTAGAACGGGGCGCTCAGGTTGAGGTCGAGGCTGAGCCGCCATTTGGCTGGCTCGACGTCGTCGGCCGGTTGTCGGGTGTTGATGCCCGCGGCGTTGACCAGGATGTCCGGCGCGCCAAAGGGCGCGGCGATGTGCTGCGCCACCGCGCTCAGACTGTCGAGGTCGGCGAGGTCGGCACACACCGTCGCGGCGCGGGGCCCGGCGGACTCGCGCCAGGCGCTGAGCTCGGCGTGGCGGCGCGCGACGCCGACGACCTGTGCACCGGCGGCAATCAGCGCATCAGCCGCCGCCTGCCCGAGTCCCGAGCTCGCGCCCGTGACGCAGGCGATGCGCCCGGTCAGGTCGAACAGCTCCGCGGGTGCGCGTTTCACGGTGCCAACTCGAAGTCGGTGTCCGGGAAGTACTTGTGCAGCCGCACGTCGGCGGCGCGTGCGTGGCCCTCCATACCCTCGAGGCGCGAAATCCGCGCCGTCGCTTCGGCGACCGGCATGGCCCCCTCGCGCGTCGCGCGCTGCCAGGTCACGACCTTCATGTACTTGTGCACGGACAACCCACCGGTGTACTTCGCGGCACCGGAGGTCGGCAACACGTGGTTCGGGCCGGCGGCCTTGTCGCCGTAGGAGACGGTGGTCTCTTCGCCGAGGAACAGCGAGCCGTAGCACTTGAGGCGTTGCAGCCACCAGTCGAGGTCGGCAGCCTGGACGGTCAGGTGCTCGGGCGCGTAGTCGTCCGACACCGAGGCCATTTCCTCGCGGTCGTCGCAGAGGATCACCTCGGCGTAGTCGCGCCAGGCCGCTTCGGCGTTGCCGCTGTTGAGTTCGGGCAGGTCGGCGATCAGCTCCGGCACCCGTGCCATGACGGTTTCGGCCAATGTGCGGTCGTCGGTGACCAGCCAGACCGGCGAGTTGTAGCCGTGCTCCGCCTGGCTCACGAGGTCGACAGCGACGATCTCGGGGTCGGCGTCGCCGTCCGCGAGAATCAGGCTGTCGGTCGGGCCGGCAAACATGTCGATGCCGACCTGGCCAAAGAGGATGCGCTTGGCTTCGGCCACATACTGGTTGCCCGGTCCGACCAGGATGTCTGACTTGGGTAGGCCGAACAGCCCGTAAGTCATCGCCGCCACGCCCTGCACGCCGCCCATGGCAAGCAGGGTGTCGGCGCCGGCGATGTGCGCGGCGTAGATGATCGCGGGTGCGATGCCGGTGTCCGGCCGTGGTGGTGAGCACGCGGTGATGTGGTTGACGCCGGCCACCTTGGCGGTGGTCACGGTCATGATCGCCGAGGCGATGTGGCTGTAGCGGCCGCCGGGCACATAGCACCCGGCTGCGCGGCAGGGAATGCAGCGTTGGCCTGCGGTCACACCCGGCGCCACTTCGGTTTCGAACTCGAGCAGCGAGTCGCGCTGTGCCTCGGCAAAGCGCGCCACGTTGCCGTGGGCGTACTGGATGTCGCGTTGCAGTTGCGCCGGCACCTGTTCGGTTGCCGCCTTGATCGCCGCCGCGTCGAGCAGGACATCGCCCTCGTACTTGTCCAGGTCCTTGGCGTACTGCAGCGCCGCGGTATCACCGCCCTCGGCGATGGTGTCCAGCATGGTGCGCACCTGGGCGTTGACGGTGTTCTGATCCGCTGTGGCGGTGTGGGTCGCTTTCTTCAGGTAGGTGACGGTCACAAGCGAATCCTCTCGGTGTGCTCGCAAAGGTGTGCGTTCGATGCCGACAGTGTAAGCGCTTGCATTCTTGCGATGCAAGCGCTTACATATAGGCCCCCCTCGGTGGCAGACGGTGACCCATGGCGGACTCGACTCTCCCCACGCTCGAAGACGTTGCACGGCTTGCCGCGGTGTCGACCGCGACGGTCAGCCGGTGTCTCAACGCGCCCGAACGCGTCGCCGAGCGCACCCGGGAACGGATCGAAAGTGCGATCGAGACCCTGGGTTACACGCCCAACTTCGGTGCGCGCGCGCTGGTGATGCGGCGCACCGGCATCGTCGGCGCGGTGATACCGACCCTGTCCAGCGCGATCTTTTCGCAGGCGATCCAGGCGTTTCAGCAGGAACTCGACCGGCTCGGGTTCACCCTGATTCTCGCGAGTTCGGACAGCGATCGGGACACCGAGGCGCGGCAGATCCGGGCCCTGATCGCACGCGGCGTCGACGGGTTGTTTCTGGTCGGTGCCGAACGCGATGAATCGGTGTACCACTTCATGCGGCAACGTCAGACGCCCTATGTGATCGGCTGGACCACCGAGGTGTCGCCTGGCCAGTGCTGTGTGGGCTTCGACAACGCAGCCGCAATGGCGCGCCTCACCGAGCGCGCGCTCGCGCTCGGCCACCGGCGTTTCGGGGTGATTTCCGCGCCGCTCGTCCACAACGACCGGGCGCGCGCCCGCGTCGCCGGGGTGCGCGACACACTCGCGCGCCACGGGCTGCCTGAAACGGCGTTGCAGGTGGCCGAGGTGCCCTACGAGATCGACGCCGCCGGTCAGGCCTTCGACCGGCTGTTGGCTGCGTCGCCACAGCCGAGCATCGTCATGTGCGGCAATGACGTTCAGGCCGCGGGCGCTTTGCGGCGGGCGCAGGCGCGCGGGCTCTCGGTGCCGGGTGACCTTTCGATCACCGGCTTTGACAACCTCGAGCACGCCGAGCTGGTTGAGCCAGGCATCACAACGGTTGCAGTACCGCACGTGGAAATGGGCAAACGCGCCGCCTCGGCACTCGCCGCCCAGGTCGCCGGCGGGCACGTCGACAACCGGACACGCCTGCCCACCGACATCGTCGACCGCGCATCGCTCGGGCCCGCGCCCCCACACTGAGCCGCCCGGCGCCGCAGGCGTCGTGGCACACTGTCGTGCAGTGCGCCACCGATCCGGGGCGGACAACACGACGGAGACGGCCGGTGGCGGAGATACCCGGGGACCCCTACGAGCGCGCGATGATGGAAAACCTCTATTGGTGGGGTATTCCGACGCTGTTCCGGTGTGAGCACGCGCCCGCACAGAAAGACGATATCGCGCTGGTAGGCGTGCCGCATTCGACCGGCAACGGCACGACCGAGCGTGACCAACACCTCGGGCCCCGTGCGCTGCGCAACGTGTCGGCGGTGCAGCGGCGGGTCCACAGTGTGTTCGAGATCGACCCGTGGTCGGCGGCGCGGGTGGTCGACCTTGGCGACGTGCCGTTTCCGCGCGCCAACGACAACGAAGACTGCATCGAGCGCATCACCGCGTTCTACCGCGAGATTGACGCCGTCGGTGCCCGGCCCGTCTCGATCGGCG is from Pseudomonadota bacterium and encodes:
- a CDS encoding YbaK/EbsC family protein, with the translated sequence MQTHPLTPFLERTGADYSIIECDPEHADTAAFCAQYGYSLAESANLLVIRGKSGEQRYAACLVLASCRLDVNKVARKKLGSRRVSFASPEQTLELTGMALGGVTPIGLPETLPLWIDAAIMTLERVVLGGGDRRSKIIAAPDLLTALPNAEVVEALGKPISPAPGGTN
- a CDS encoding Gfo/Idh/MocA family oxidoreductase — protein: MRTAPVRVGLVGCGDIARTYLRLAPSFGDIEIVACADLNPEAARARAAEHGLTALSVESLLAQGDIDVVANLTPPRAHFAVAHAAVSAGKHVYCEKPVVSSLQEATALAQAADAHGVRVGAAPDTFLGGAHQRARQLVDNGILGRITSGTAHMMGRGMEHWHPNPAFFFQAGAGPVLDMGPYYVTQLVHLLGPVEQVVALGNRGRSQRTVLSEPRAGEVIPVETPTTVHAVLGFASGAVVTLGTSWDVQHHSHLPMELYGEHGSLTLPDPNFFGGAIVLCTDRHPTGQRLAIEHPLAVENEADAADQPRANYRGVGLADMASAIRQNRPHRCTLALATHVLEVLLAIQTATENGDTVHVSTSCGRPIALSANAATELLRPR
- a CDS encoding sugar phosphate isomerase/epimerase, encoding MLAATGYTQVEGYPAILDDAATVRDLLLQSGLRMPSLHWPLDALESSIDACVRLAALFNASQVYAPYLAPADRPVDRAGWQHLGARLERVAEQLGEHGIAFGWHNHDFEFVPLADGAQPMALLLQAAPHIGWQADLAWIARAGGDPAHWLTHWADRITSLHIKDLAPAREHTDEDGWTDVGDGTMPWHTLWPLCRNTQAASFVVEHDRPSDDARFAARSLAALTALAEG
- a CDS encoding alpha-hydroxy acid oxidase, with translation MPEAIPGRSPALLKRAASIAHLERLARRRLPSFVWDYLAGGCADDIGVRANTQALDRVTLCPDYLRDCDTVDLGTPLFGKAYRAPFGVAPLGLSGLFWPDASRHQARAAKALGLPFVLSTMSTSSIEDTASVAGDHLWFQLYAPADAHIRDDLLARARAAGVSVLVVTVDVPTPGRRPADIRNGLAVPPRIDLRSLMQTALKPRWALAMARQGLPQFANLQPYLQQGDLKRTAAEIRFALRKPVDLDTLRDLRSRWDGALVVKGVLSVSDARAAVSAGADGLIVSNHGGRQSDAAPAPATVLPAIAESVGAQCTVMVDGGVRSGTDIARYLALGADAVFSGRAAAYGVSALGARGADHALGLLYDECEQILTQLRCRTPADVRRVGVRQDNT
- a CDS encoding thiamine pyrophosphate-dependent enzyme, whose translation is MIRSELLKTLYPILEKHFVVCNIGLPSQELHQLGDRDTFFYMLGTMGLSSSIGFGLALNQPQTIIAIDGDGSVLTNLGTLATIGNNDADNYVLFIVDNGSYGSTGDQPTYAGARTSLADVARACGCENVVECQDTEGPAALQAAIDSQKKTVIVCHCESGNIKLPVIETDPAVIRHRFMAALSAANA
- the comD gene encoding sulfopyruvate decarboxylase subunit alpha, whose product is MSISDALVNDLAANQIGFVTTVPCKQLGGVIEGVDKHPDIKHVPCNKEDEGIGLCAGAWMAGTRPAIIMQNTAIGVTVNTLVTLTQFYRMPLPMLISYRGELREPVSCQVEMAVHTKALLDQLLIPTYHFHNESDAEEFDAILKYCFMSKKPVAILTDANFWGGY
- a CDS encoding SDR family oxidoreductase; protein product: MKRAPAELFDLTGRIACVTGASSGLGQAAADALIAAGAQVVGVARRHAELSAWRESAGPRAATVCADLADLDSLSAVAQHIAAPFGAPDILVNAAGINTRQPADDVEPAKWRLSLDLNLSAPFYLSQALVPGMKQNRWGRIVNFASLQSFRAFHAGIAYGAAKGGLAQLTRAMAEAWSGDGINANAVAPGFFRTPLTAPVFEDGELAGKLAAQTCVGRNGEPADLVGPLIFLCSDASAYVTGQVLPVDGGFTAK
- the hisD gene encoding histidinol dehydrogenase, with product MTVTYLKKATHTATADQNTVNAQVRTMLDTIAEGGDTAALQYAKDLDKYEGDVLLDAAAIKAATEQVPAQLQRDIQYAHGNVARFAEAQRDSLLEFETEVAPGVTAGQRCIPCRAAGCYVPGGRYSHIASAIMTVTTAKVAGVNHITACSPPRPDTGIAPAIIYAAHIAGADTLLAMGGVQGVAAMTYGLFGLPKSDILVGPGNQYVAEAKRILFGQVGIDMFAGPTDSLILADGDADPEIVAVDLVSQAEHGYNSPVWLVTDDRTLAETVMARVPELIADLPELNSGNAEAAWRDYAEVILCDDREEMASVSDDYAPEHLTVQAADLDWWLQRLKCYGSLFLGEETTVSYGDKAAGPNHVLPTSGAAKYTGGLSVHKYMKVVTWQRATREGAMPVAEATARISRLEGMEGHARAADVRLHKYFPDTDFELAP
- a CDS encoding LacI family DNA-binding transcriptional regulator, with product MADSTLPTLEDVARLAAVSTATVSRCLNAPERVAERTRERIESAIETLGYTPNFGARALVMRRTGIVGAVIPTLSSAIFSQAIQAFQQELDRLGFTLILASSDSDRDTEARQIRALIARGVDGLFLVGAERDESVYHFMRQRQTPYVIGWTTEVSPGQCCVGFDNAAAMARLTERALALGHRRFGVISAPLVHNDRARARVAGVRDTLARHGLPETALQVAEVPYEIDAAGQAFDRLLAASPQPSIVMCGNDVQAAGALRRAQARGLSVPGDLSITGFDNLEHAELVEPGITTVAVPHVEMGKRAASALAAQVAGGHVDNRTRLPTDIVDRASLGPAPPH